One window of the Armatimonadota bacterium genome contains the following:
- a CDS encoding carbohydrate ABC transporter permease codes for KGLTFVPFLLYLKNTLIIAVLNVIGVSISSALVAYGLAVIPWRGREALFLILLSTMMLPAQVTMVPLFTVYTWFRWIDTFLPLTVPAFLGNAFFIFLLRQFFLSIPKDLMEAAKIDGCTELQIFRRIVLPLAKPALATVALFTFMGAWNDYLGPLIYLFNEDKFTLSLGLAMFQSQYGSYYGMLMAVSTVITVPIIVLFFFTQRTFIQGITLTGIKG; via the coding sequence AAGGGTCTCACCTTCGTGCCGTTCCTGCTGTACCTCAAGAACACGCTCATCATCGCCGTCCTGAACGTCATCGGCGTCTCGATATCGAGCGCGCTCGTCGCATACGGGCTCGCGGTCATCCCGTGGCGGGGCAGGGAGGCGCTCTTCCTGATCCTGCTCAGCACAATGATGCTCCCGGCCCAGGTGACGATGGTCCCTCTCTTCACCGTGTACACCTGGTTTCGCTGGATAGATACCTTCCTGCCGCTAACGGTCCCTGCATTCCTGGGGAACGCGTTCTTCATCTTTCTGCTGAGGCAGTTCTTCCTCTCGATCCCCAAGGATCTCATGGAGGCTGCGAAGATAGACGGCTGCACCGAGCTTCAGATCTTCCGGCGGATCGTCCTCCCTCTTGCCAAGCCCGCGCTCGCCACCGTAGCGCTTTTCACGTTCATGGGCGCGTGGAACGACTACCTGGGCCCGCTGATCTATCTCTTCAATGAGGACAAGTTCACCCTCTCGCTCGGGCTCGCGATGTTCCAGAGCCAGTACGGGTCCTACTACGGAATGCTGATGGCGGTTTCGACGGTGATTACCGTCCCGATCATCGTCCTCTTCTTCTTCACCCAGCGGACGTTCATTCAGGGAATCACCCTCACAGGCATCAAGGGGTAG